One Glycine soja cultivar W05 chromosome 7, ASM419377v2, whole genome shotgun sequence genomic window, AGCTCAACTCATCCAAACCGACGAAACCGATCGCTTTCCGAGACGCCATTGCAGAGAAGCTTCCGATTGATTGATTTTCAGTACACTGCGCAAATCTACGAGAGAGAGTTGCGATTAAATAGAGAGATAAAATGAGGATCGAAGTTAATTGGAAGAGAAATGATGAAATTAGGGGAAATTATTATTGCATGAGTTAAAGGAAGGAAAGAGCAAGGAAATTACGCTTTTTCCGATCGCTTCGCTGATATATAAGGTTTTCttgtcttctttttcttatgCGCAAATAATCGGAGACTCGTGAAGAATGCGTAATGCCAGGGATTATATAAAATGCGCTCCAGATggaaaattagttatttattcGAGTAATAATGATACTTGGAATTCAGTCAATTACTTTCCCTTGTTTAATTTTATCctcaacatttatttatatatatatatatagtaattataaattattcattGTATATATTGATCCAAGTAAATATGTACTGTGATTCATTAAGCAagttgacaatttgaattttatagataaaaataaatgatcaaGAGAGacattcttttgtaaaaaagagagagagaaagagagaaatttcCTTTATTGATGAACTAAAATGTgccacaaaatttaaaatatttcattattttattagtaattatatttttaaatgtgaGTCAAATTTcctttagttattataaaatggaaataaaatatttaataataaatataaccaaaaaaaacaGTGAAATAACATATTTACTTTCTCTCTATTTACATTTAGTTTTTGATTTCCTAAAGTATTCCAAGGAATATgctcaaaaatattaaatatcaccgctctatgttatatttattttataaatactcCTAAAAAAATTCCActactttattaaaaatattaaatagaaaataattatacttaatATCTTAAAACTattgctgattttttttataaaaaataaaaatggcagCAACTATTCAACTAACATGTAAACGAAAGGCCCTAACTCTCCCTTGCAAATCTACGCCATGTCTTTATCGCTGAGTCATTTCCATGTCATTTAACAGTCAATAATTTCGATGTCGTCCCGAATCCGTATGAGacgtttctttttcttttttaaaccgtGTCCTTTACGAgactattatttatttacaaatataatttttcgaaataaaaaataaaataaaatagtttagaaacatatatttatattaaaaaaaagttttaagatactctgtattttttaaataagtgttttttaaaaaaagatgagCAAATATATattaccttttaaaaaatagttttaaagtaCTCCGTAtttatatagttttaaaatactccttttttctctctatatttATATTGCAAATATAAAACCCATATGAAACTATTCTTTTAATATGGTTATTCTAAAGTCAATAAAGTTATCATGTAATTGAATGATgattgtgtaaaattattttacattatcaatgtataattatcttaatttatcaatttataaaagaaaccaaatttttttatttgtttaaagttAGTTTTTCTATAAgttaatcattttataaaaggtacatagttattttattgctctttgtatttttatttatgtaagataaaaaaatacaagatgAATTGTTTTAGAAGCAtagtaaaaaaaagtcatagtACAAAGTAGGAAGAAAAACAACAATGGAACAAATTTGTGATCTTGTGGAAGCCAAAAAAGTATATAAGAAACTAAACATATTTGTCAAatagaagaaagtaaaaaatgaagagaattttaacttttagatgacacattgttaataaaaaaaatattaaagaggatttagaggaaaaaaagaggagaccataacataattttatacataatactatgaaagtttaaaaacttttagGAGGAGGCATGCTCATGTAGCCCCATGCCTTTGGAGGTGATGATAATAGTGACAATGGTAATTATATAATTGTAATGACGATGTTAGTAATAATGGCAATAGGCACAATAGTGGTAGAAGTGACGACAATGCTATTAGTGGACAATGCTATTAGTGGTGTTTATGTTGATGCAGGTAGTTTGAGTGTCAATAATAGTGGCTTGTAGTAACAACGACAATGATATTGATGACAATGTATGGTGGAGGAATTAATGATGTTGGTAGTGTGGTGATAGGAGTTTGACAATAATGACAATGATGATGgtagtaataataatagtaatggtAGTGATAATGATATTGATAATGATGATTGTGGTAATAATGTTAGTTATTGTGGTATTAATGAtgacaagaattttttttaaaaaaaagtagaaaccaaatttcatttttttttgaaaatgaatataaaaatatcttgaaattgaattaaatactATTTTGGCTCCACTTTGAACAacacattttgttttaaaatttaaatttaaaaataaaaaatttacaaccatCTCCAACGAGTCCTACGTTTTTAAATAGTTTGTAAGAAAAAATGTTTAACATTACCGCGGgagttttgtaaattttaaacttagttctccttttttttttttggtgagcaAAAAGTTAAGGTGAGTTTAGAAATATTTATAGATTATCTAATAATAAGATCTTTTTATTGACAAACAGGGGTAAACttatatctttttgtgaaatatGATCATGTCCCTACTTACTAGACCAACCTCCTTTGTTTTCCTTTGTgattttgatattaattttttcattgtaAATGTTAGCCGTTAgtaatgttaatttttgttgaggtcaatttatttattgaaataaacacttattttaataaaataaataatttatatttttttagtacttattaaaaccatttttgcttaaaaaaataattctaagaaaCAAATTCATAtgcttaaaaaatgtttatacaaaagtgttttattttaaagttgttttttaagtttaaacaaattcacccaatatttatttatgtaaaataaaaattgattaatttaacctaatttgaaagataaaaaatgatttgtttcttgtgggaaaaaaaatcatatactaGTATCTAAAAAATGAGGAATGAAAAGATCAGTTTTTTTTCCTTACAGAAtactactctctctctctctctctctatatatatatatatattgaagagAATACTACTATTTGATCCAActtttatttatacaaaaataatataatgtgtAATTCTGTTATTGGTCTGTTTATACACCGTTACGTTACGCACGTATATCAAGTTTTGGATTCGTTCGACTTCGACTCCAAAAGACGAAGACGACGTCGTCTCTCTGGTCAAGTAGTCACTATTCACTCTCTATTCGGTCAGGTACCAATTCCACTCTcaagcaactttttttttttttctgtttggcTGCTGAGAAAATTTTCCAAATATTTCCCCTTTCGATTTTCTCCCCTTTCCGGGATTGCGAAAAACGACGCTAATTCATGTGTGGCTGCATTTAGAATCGCCATTtcgtttaactttttttttcctcctatGTACAAACTGAGCGAGTTCAATCTTCGTAAGCATTTCTCTATAAGGTGTGGATTCGCGGTAATTGTTTGTTTGTAACAAGAATATGTGAATGTTACTGTCTTTGCATTTAGTTGCTGCATTACACAAACCTGTTGTTTTCCCCATTGTGTGAGGGcagcaaggttttaaattgcgctTGCGGTTTGGTTGTGTTTTTTGATATTGCTGGAAATTGTGGACAAATGCAGCCACTGACACCCCCAAAACCTTGATGTTGTGGTCAAAACCGAAACCGCGGTCGGGGACTGCTTTTATAAACATTCTGTGAGTGTGAGGAATTCTTGTTTGTAATGTGTGCATATAGATGATGTTTACTCTGGGACTCTGTGTGGTTGTGGGAAAATGAAATCATCTTATTTGAACAGGTTAGGTTCGTTTGTGCATTCTTGAATTTTCAGTCTAAGGAGTGCTTGTAACACACCCTTCAACACACTCCTTTTGAtacattttctattattttttatgatttatttaaaattatagaatCACGAGTGAGGTTCATTAAATTAGAAATTAGACCTGTAAAAATTGGTTGGTCCCGACAAATTTCAGCCAATAGTTGAGAGTATATTCAAAAGAGTGTGTTGCTAGCCTCTTTTCAGTTTTGATTACTACATGTGAGTAATTAATTACTGTCATTTTAGTCCAGCATGAGAATTAAGAGTAGAAGATGAGAGAAGGAAAAACATGCTAGGTGGTTCATTTACATAAACGCTCCCATCTTTGTGTGTTCAGTACTGAAGTATCTCCCATCTACTTGGACCATTACTGGACCATGTAGATTTATTGAAGGAAATTTTTGGAAGAACTGCATAAACTTCATAGTTTCATTTTCTGGCTTTAAATGCAATAGAATACTTAGGGACTAAATGCAAATTGCAAAAACTGGTGTATGAGGGAAGTTGAGTAGATGATTACCATTTTCGTGTGCCTTCCCTGCTTTGCTCTCTCTGCATTTTGTGACGGTGTGTTTCTTGCCTgctttatttttggtttaataaatGATGCTTCTATTTCAGAACCTGCTGGGAGTGGGGGTGGCATTGTAGGTTTTCTTGAGGGTGTGTATTGATGTTAAAGAATAACTAAAATGCTACTAAGTTTTGTTTGTAACTATGCCTTAATTGCCAAAAGTGTGAAACTTTACTTGTCTATCTTTTTTGTCTCACGTGTAAAAGAGATAGGGACGAAGGGGTTGAAAAGGGATAAATGATTGtccattttatttacattttcatGGTACAACTTTCATTTCCATATTTCTATTTACTGACATACATTATCTGTGAGAACTCAGAAGCAATCCTAATTCCTTAATGGAGAGTTCTGAAGAGGAAAATGATGGAGTCTCTGGTAATCATGCTACTAAGGAACTGATTCATTTAGCATCTAATGGGGCAAAATTTATAGATGAAGTACTCAATGGTCAAAATGAATGCTGTCTGGAGAATTTTCGCATGGATAAACATGTATTCTATAAGTTATGTGATATCCTGCAAGCCAAGGGTTTATTGCGTCACACAAATCGAATCAAAATTGAGGAGCAACTGGGCATATTTATGTTCATTATTGGGCATAATCTACGGACAAGGGCTGTTCAAGAGTTATTCCGTTATTCTGGAGAAACTATTAGTCGTCACTTTAACAATGTTTTGAATGCTATAATGTCTATTTCACTGGATCTCTTTCAGCCTCCTGGCTCTGGTGTTCCTTCAGAAATCTTTGAAGATCCTAGATTCTATCCATATTTTAAAGTAAGATTTCTATAaacgagtttttttttttgctcagcttCTGATTGGTATCTTGTATGGATTGATTCtatcttactttttaaaaattctttcaTAGGATTGTGTGGGAGTAATTGATGGTATACATGTACCAGTGACGGTAGGTGTAGATGAGCAAGGACCATTCCGCAATAAGAATGGTTTGCTTTCACAGAATATTCTGGCAGCTTGCTCATTTGACCTCAAGTTTCAATATGTTTTGGCTGGATGGGAAGGATCTGCTACAGACTTGCAAGTTTTTAATTCAGCAATCACAAGGCAGAACAAATTGCAGGTCCCCGAGGGTAAATATTCTGTGATTTGGgtaaatatatgtaaaatgaAGTTATGATTATTTAGGTAGTAATACTGTTGGAACTCTGTATCTTGAATTGCACCAACTTTTAAGCTCTAGCTATAGGAAGTTATGATTAGAAAGAACTAAACCTTTTGTCCTAAAGTTCACATCAAATTTCAATCTTGTACCAAAAGTGTTATGCTTCAATTATGTCCTAAAATAAATGAGACTCTAGACCCTTTCAACTAGCTaccaattttcttttttggataaaaacTAGTTAATGAAAATTCATAGCATATTGTCCATGTAGCAATCCTTATGAATCTAACTGTTGATACGGAAAAGGTAACTTCCAACTCAGAAAAAAGTTTTTGgttcattattataaaattaagcataGTATGATTCATCACTTCATactgaaagaaaattaaaaataaagtcttTACTTattcattttcctcttttttgtttctctAACTTCCTGCACTGTTTGAACTGGATTCTTCTCTCTCCCCCCAAAAATGAAGATGCAAGCCCCCACCGTGAAAATACTACAACATCAATCCTGTCAAGTCATCAATCTTAATGATATTTCTGCTCAATTCACCAATTATTCCAAATATTTCTCCCTGAAGCATCTTCAGTCCAATGTTCACATCCTCAACAAATCCATTTGGCTCATTTTCTTCCATCCATTTCGCACACGCTTAATGAATCCTTTTGACTCATTGGCAGTGCCTATAGTTGTCATATGCTCATTTTTGGGTTTTCAGGATGTTATGTTCTCTCCACAAATCTCCATTAATTtggtttgtaaaataaaaaagcacgGTGTATTCTGTTGGAGGGGAAATACTGGGAgaggaggatttttttttaacctctCTTGGTTCAGAAATTTGGAGGGGAGCGGAAATGTGAGGGCTGAAATCTCCCTTCTATTTTTGTCTCCCCTCTGAAATTGGGTGAATTTGGAGGAGAGgaaaagtaatttataattatattacaatATATTATTCTTGTTTTCCCTTCCCTCCCTTGTAAGCAAACAAGGGGATCTTCCCTCCTCTTTCATTCCCTTTTCTTGAACCAAACTAAAGAAGGGGACTCTCTTTCATTTCGACTTTTGTGTAGTTGTGAGAGATTGATAGTTTGGAGATGACAATGCCAAATGCCACCTTAGGTGATTGGCGATGTATTCCTATTTTCATAGAGCAACTCAAAAGGAAAACATTCCAACTTTTTTATATGTAAGAATTAACTGAAACATGTAAAACTTATACAACAAAAATGAAACTTGATGCAAACTTAAGGGACAAATGATTAACTATTCCCTGTGATTACCATACACATGACGTTTGCTTCAAATATTAGATTAAAACACTTGTTTATGATACAGGTAAATACTACATCGTAGACAGCAAGTACCAAAATGTGCCTGGTTTCGTTGCTCCATATTCCAGTACTCCCTACTACTCCAAGGAATTTCTCAGCGATTACCACCCGCAAGATGCAAGTGAACTGTTCAATCAACGACATTCATTATTACGACATGTCATAGATCGAACTTTTGGGATCTTAAAGGCACGGTTTCCTATATTGATGTCTGCTCCTTCTTATCCATTACAAACACAAGTGAAGTTAGTGGTGGCTGCATGTGCATTGCACAATTACATTCGCAGGGAGAAGCCAGATGATTGGCTTTTCAAGATGTATGAAGAAGGGTCATTTCCAATGGAGGAATCACAACCCCCATTGGAGATGGAAGTACCACCAAAGATGGATGTTGAGACCCAGACACAGCCATCAGTTCATACTTTTGATTCTGAAGAAATTGCACTTGCTTCACAGTTAAGGGACTCCATTGCTACTGAAATGTGGAATGATTTTATCCAATGATTTCCCCCCCATGTAAATTTCTTTAGTTAAGCTTATATATATGATCAGATTAGGTTTGATTTTTTCTCAGGGTCTACAGTATATGAGACTATGTTGCCTTAGTTTACAGTGGCATTTTGTTCATAAAACAGAAGTATGCATGTAGATCATATCTCATCACATAAGCTTTtgcttttaattcttataagatGGATTATAAGCTTCAATAGTGGCCAATAAGTCTTCCAATCCTTGCTTACAGATGAATACAAGAAGGATATTGCCTATTGCAGTAAAGGGTTGATACAAAACTCAAAAGTGattcagagaaaaaaaaaaagattttagttAAAGAAAATCTTTAGAATTTGCCAACTTCTATTAtccaaatttcataaaattgtttGGAAGGTGGTTTTTCACTTTCTGTACTTCCTCTTGTCGCCAAGTGATGTCGTGTGGGAGAGCTAAGACCTTCACATTCAACATTCATATTTCATACTATGGTTGAAGCCGAAATGATATAGTTACAGTTGGTGTACAGTATACTCAAATGTTCATGGGACCATAAGGAATACACTGACATAGTGACATGGAATTGGGAGTGAAGGTACATACATAGTCAGGGAAGTGACTTAGCTTGAAAGGCTAAATATGTTATTGTCATGTCATGGAGTTTTGGCACATGATTCAGTATTCCATAAGGTATTATGATATTCCTCAATTTCTTCTGTGTGAATATTTTTCTGGCAAGCGATGTACTTCAGACATTTTCAACATGAAAATGCCAAGGTCCGTTCCATCCCAACAACTCGTAAGAGTTGCtaaagtttattttatattatttttcaatttcttaatGTCATagtagtaatatttttattacactAGATAATCCagttttttttccccttcaaTTTAACAActctaaaaaatttcttaaatatactCCACAGCATAGTCCACActtctatattttattattcatctcTTTTAGTTTGATATATGtctataatcattttaaaataataaatgaatagaTAGTAGCTGAATACATGAACAGATACTATTTCAACATAGTTCTAACTTGATTTTTTAAGGTGGCATTAAAACAGGAAAAGAgtgaaaaattttgttatttttatttcttatacaatttttaaaagtaagaaataaGGTAACATTAAGtctctgttttaaaatttatttataaaaacaaaaaatagaaaatagaagaaaagttCTCAAATTACAAAAAGGCATAAGCCTTTCAAGAATGAATGAACCATATTTGTGCCTGAAACTTTTCCCATGAATCCCCAACCCCCTAATTGAACTGTAAAGTTAAAGAAAACTAAAGCTCCACGTGAGTTTAGTCTGAATTATGAGTGTGAAGTG contains:
- the LOC114418686 gene encoding putative nuclease HARBI1 isoform X1; this translates as MYKLSEFNLRKHFSIRSNPNSLMESSEEENDGVSGNHATKELIHLASNGAKFIDEVLNGQNECCLENFRMDKHVFYKLCDILQAKGLLRHTNRIKIEEQLGIFMFIIGHNLRTRAVQELFRYSGETISRHFNNVLNAIMSISLDLFQPPGSGVPSEIFEDPRFYPYFKDCVGVIDGIHVPVTVGVDEQGPFRNKNGLLSQNILAACSFDLKFQYVLAGWEGSATDLQVFNSAITRQNKLQVPEGKYYIVDSKYQNVPGFVAPYSSTPYYSKEFLSDYHPQDASELFNQRHSLLRHVIDRTFGILKARFPILMSAPSYPLQTQVKLVVAACALHNYIRREKPDDWLFKMYEEGSFPMEESQPPLEMEVPPKMDVETQTQPSVHTFDSEEIALASQLRDSIATEMWNDFIQ
- the LOC114418686 gene encoding putative nuclease HARBI1 isoform X2; protein product: MESSEEENDGVSGNHATKELIHLASNGAKFIDEVLNGQNECCLENFRMDKHVFYKLCDILQAKGLLRHTNRIKIEEQLGIFMFIIGHNLRTRAVQELFRYSGETISRHFNNVLNAIMSISLDLFQPPGSGVPSEIFEDPRFYPYFKDCVGVIDGIHVPVTVGVDEQGPFRNKNGLLSQNILAACSFDLKFQYVLAGWEGSATDLQVFNSAITRQNKLQVPEGKYYIVDSKYQNVPGFVAPYSSTPYYSKEFLSDYHPQDASELFNQRHSLLRHVIDRTFGILKARFPILMSAPSYPLQTQVKLVVAACALHNYIRREKPDDWLFKMYEEGSFPMEESQPPLEMEVPPKMDVETQTQPSVHTFDSEEIALASQLRDSIATEMWNDFIQ